The region AATCAACTGGCCCTGGCCGGGGTTGGCATCGTGGTGATTTCCAGCGAGCTGCCGGAAATCATCGGCACCTGCGACCGTGTGCTGATCATGCGCGAAGGCCAGTTGGTGGCCGAAGTTGGCGGGGCCTCCGGCCACGTTATTTCCCAGGAACGTATTATTGACCTCGCCACCGGTGGCGATCAGGTGGCTGCCAATGGTTGATTCAAACAACACGATGACAATTGCGGCGGTGGGCAAGGCCGAACGCGTCCGCGAGCTGATGCGCACGGTGGGCATGCTGCCGGTACTGGTGTTGCTGCTGGTGGGCTTTGCCCTGGCCAGCGAGAACTTCCTGACCGTGCAGAACCTGTCGATCATCACCCAGCAGGCTTCGGTCAACGTGGTGCTGGCGGCGGGAATGACCTTTGTGATCCTCACGGCGGGCATCGACCTGTCCGTCGGCGCAATCCTCGCGGCCTCCGCCGTGGTGGCGCTACAGGCGTCGATGTCGCCGCAGTTCGGCATGTTCGGGATTGCCGCCGGGATCGGTTTCGGTTTGTTGCTGGGCCTGGTCAACGGTGGGCTGATTGCATTCATGCGCTTGCCACCGTTCATCGTCACCCTCGGCGCACTGACTGCCATGCGTGGTCTTGCACGTTTGCTGGCCGATGATAAAACCGTGTTCAACCCCGACCTGCCATTCGCGTTTATCGGCAATGACTCGATCCTCGGCGTGCCGTGGCTGGTGGTCATCGCTGTGGCGGTGGTGCTTCTGTCGTGGTTCATCCTGCGCCGCACCGTGATGGGCGTGCAGATTTACTCGGTGGGCGGCAACCCGGAGGCCGCGCGGCTGTCGGGGATCAAGGTGTGGAAGGTGTTGCTGTTCGTCTACGCCATGTCCGGTGCATTGGCCGGGCTGGGCGCGGTGATGAGCGCCTCGCGCCTGTTTGCCGCCAATGGCCTGCAACTGGGCCAGTCCTATGAGTTGGATGCGATCGCTGCGGTGATTCTCGGCGGCACCAGTTTTACCGGCGGCGTCGGCACCATCGGCGGCACGTTGATCGGCGCGCTGATTATCGCGGTGCTCACCAATGGCCTGGTGCTGTTGGGGGTGTCGGATATCTGGCAGTACATCATCAAGGGCATCGTGATCATTGGCGCGGTGGCGCTGGATCGCTATCGCCAATCCGGCGCACGTACCTGATTTCACTCCCACAACAATCACAAGAGAGACCCGCATGAACCTTAAACGCCTGTTTCCCGTGCTTGCCTTGGCTGCCCTTATGTCCAACGTCGTGGAAGCCCGGGAGCTCAAAGCCCTCGGCATCAGCATGGGCTCGCTCGGTAACCCGTATTTCGTGACCCTGGCCGACGGTGCCACGGCCCGGGCCAAGGAGCTGAACCCCAACGTCAAGGTCACCTCGGTGTCGGCCGACTATGACCTGAGCAAGCAGTTCTCGCAGATCGACAACTTCATTTCGTCCAAGGTCGACCTGATCCTGCTCAACGCCGTCGATCCGTCGGCGATGGCCTCGGCCATCAAGAAAGCCCGTGACGCCGGAATTGTGGTGGTGGCCGTGGATGTAGACGCCAAAGGCGTCAACGCCACCGTGCAAACCGACAACGTCGAAGCCGGCAAGCTGGCCTGCCAGTTCCTGGTGGACAAGCTCGCGGGCAAAGGCAATGTGATCATCCAGAATGGCCCGCAAGTGACCGCCGTGACCGACCGCGTCAAAGGCTGCAAGGCTGCATTGGCTGGCGCGCCGGACATCAAGGTGCTCTCCGACGACCAGGACGGCAAAGGCTCGCGCGAAGGTGGCCTGAATGTGATGCAGGGTTACCTCACTCGATTCCCGAAAATCGACGGTCTGTTTGCGATCAACGACCCGCAGGCTATCGGCAGCGACCTGGCGGCCAAGCAGCTTAAACGCAGCGGTATCGTCATCACCTCGGTGGACGGTGCGCCGGACATCGAGAATGCATTGAAGACTGACACCCAGATCCAGGCCTCCGCCATTCAGGACCCTTGGGCCATGGCCCAGACCGCGGTGAATGTCGGCAATGACCTTCTCAATGACAAGGCTCCGGCCGAAGCGGTGACCCTGCTCACGCCAAAATTGATTACCCGCGACAACATCGGTACCTACAGCGGCTGGTCGAGCAAACATTGATCCACTGAAGGGGAGCGCGTCGTGATCACCATGGATGACGTGGCGAGCAGAGCGGGTGTGTCGACGTCGACGGTGTCGCACGTGTTGAACGGCACCCGCAAGGTCAGCCCAGCCACGGTGCAGGCGGTGCAGCGCGCGATTCAGGAACTGGGTTACATCCCCAATACCCTGGCGCGCTCGCTGGCCCGGTCCAGTACCAGCACGATTGGCGTGGCGATCTCGGCGCTGTCCAACCACTACTTCAGCGAGATGGTGCACGCGATTGAAGCCGAGTGCACAAAGCACGGCTACATGATGCTGTTTGCCGACCCCCATGACGACCCGGAGCAAGAGCTGCAGGTGGTCACGGCGCTGCATCACCGGCGCGTCGACGGCATTCTGTTGGCACCGTCCACTGGGTCAACGGCCCTGGAGTATCTGCAGGCCAATGACATGCCGACGGTGTTGGTGGACCGCATGATGAGTGAGCAGTTTGATCAGATCGGGGTGGAGAATACCCAGTCCACACTGGCGCTGGTGGCCCACCTGATTGAACACGGGCACCGTCGTATCGGCTTTATCGCCGGGCGAGCGGGGCTGGGTACCACCGATGAGCGCGTGGCGGGTTACCGCGCTGCCCTGGCGGCGGCGGGCCTGGTATTCGACCCGCAATTGCTGGTCAATGGCGGTTCCAGCAGCGCGCCGGCGCGGGCCGCTACCGCGCAGTTACTGGGCCTGGCCGCGTCACCGACAGCGATCATGGCGGGCAATAACCTGATGACGCTTGGCGCCATGCACGCCTTGCGTGATGCGCACATTGAAGTACCGGGGCAGATGGCCCTGGTGGGGTTTGATGATTTTGACTGGGCGGATTTTTTCGTGCCGCGCCTGACGTTGATTGCTCAACCGGTCAACGAATTGGGGGCTCGCGCCGTACAAATGTTGCTGCAGCGCATGGCGTCGCCGGCTGCGCCTACGCAAAGTGTGCGCCTGGCACCCCGCCTGCAATACCGTAATTCATGTGGCTGTATTTGATTGGAATGATCCCCGTATGAGCAGTCCTGTTTCCCTCGGCATAGACCTCGGCACTTCGGAACTCAAGGCGATCCTGATGGACGCTGACGGCGTCGTGCTGGCCCACACTGGCGTGCGTTTGAGCGTGTCGCGGCGCCAGAGCGGCTGGTCCGAACAAGCACCGCAAGACTGGTGGCAGGCCTGTTTGCAGGCGCTGGAGCAGTTACGGGTGCATGAGGCGTATGCCCGTGTGGCGTGTATCGGCCTGTCGGGGCAGATGCACGGCGCGGTGTTGCTGGGGGAAGACGATCGGGTGTTGTACCCGGCGATCCTGTGGGACGACTCGCGCGCGATGGCCGAGGCCGAACAACTCGGTGCCGGGTTTGCCGAGGTCACCGGCAGCTTGCCGATGGCCGGGCTCACGGCGCCGAAACTGCTGTGGCTGCAGCGGCATGAACCCGAGGTGTTCAAGGCGATTGATTGCGTGCTGTCCCCCAAGGATTACCTGCGCCTACGCCTGACGGGCGAACGCATCAGCGAGATGTCGGATGCCGCCGGCACGCTGTGGCTGGATGTGGCGCAGCGTGAATGGTTTGCGCCCATGGTGCGCGCCACGGGCCTGACGCCTGCGCAGATGCCCAGGTTGGTGGAGGGCGGCGCGGCAAGTGCGTGTTTGACCGCGAGCGGCTTGGGCCTGTCGCCTGAGGTCGTGATTGCCGGCGGTGGCGGCGACAACCCGGTGGCCGCCGTCGGCATCGGCGCGATCAACGCCGGTGACGGCTTCATTACGCTGGGCACCAGCGCGGCGATTGTCGCGATTACCGATCATGCCGCCGGGAATCCGGCCAGCGCCGTGCACAGCTTCTGCCACGCGCTGCCGAACCGCTGGTACACCATGGGCGCGATGCTGGCCGGTGCCAGTTGTTTGCGTTGGGTGACGCGGCTGACCGGTATGCCGGATGAGCAGACGTTGCTGGATCGGGTGCAAGCGCAGCTGCCGATCACACAGCCCGTGCCGTTGGACACGCCGCTGTTCCTGCCGTACCTGGCCGGTGAGCGCACGCCGCATAACGATCCTTTATTGCGCGGCGGCTTTATGAGCCTGGGCCACGATTGCACGCCGGCCATGCTCGGTTATGCGGTCATGGAAGGCGTGGGTTTTGGTTTGCTGGATGCCCTGCGCGCCGTGCAAGCGGCCGGCGCCAGCGTGGGGGCTTGCGCCCTGGTCGGTGGCGGGGCGCGCAGCGAATATTGGGCGCAGTTGCTGGCCAATATCCTGCAGCGCGAGATAGTTACCTTGCAGGGCAGTGAATTGAGCGCCTGCATTGGCGCCGCGAAACTTGGGTTTCTGGCGATCGGGCAGGGCGCAGCCTTGTTGCAAGCGGGCATGCCAGTCAAGTCGCGGTACTTGCCGGACGCCACGCAACAGCCGAGGCTGGAAGCGCGTTATCGCAAGTTCCAGGGTTTACACGCTGCGGCAAAGGCGCTGCACGGCTGATCAACCTCCTGGTGACTTCCCCAATGCCGTTCAGTTAAGCGCAGATCCCCTGTGGGAGCGGCGATGCGACGATTCGACTTGCCCGCGAAAGCGGTGGGTCAGCCAACATTAATGTTTGCTGGGCCGACGTCTTCGCGGGCAAGCCCGCTCCCACATTGGATCCTCGCTGCTTTTAGCATTGCGTTCGCTTACCTGAACGGCATTATGGCAAGCCCGCTCGACACAGCAGCGGTGCCACACTGGATCAGGTGGTTTGAATGGCCAGGCTGCGCAGCACGCTGTCCAGCGAGGTGGTGCCCTTGAGCACGGGGTCGTGCTCGAAACAGATCCAGCCTTCGTTGAATCCATCGACCATGCGCATGCGCGGCGTTGGGTTGTGTGCGCCTTGGGCGCGAAGCAAGGTTTCCCAGGTCTCGCGTTCGACCACTTCGGCCTTCACGTCACGGCCCAGGAGTTGCCCCAGGGCCTGGGCAATGTCGTTCGGGCTCACCCATTGGCCTTCCAACTCGACCACGCGGCGGCCGGTCCAGTCTTGCTGCAACAGCTGCGCGGCGAGGGCGCCGATGTCGGCCGTCGCAACCATCGGCACGCGCTTGTCGAGCGGTTGCAGGAAACTATGGATCAGCCCGTTGTCACGCGCGGTGGTGACATCGTACGCCGCGTTCTCCATGAACCAGGCCGGGCGCAGGAAGGTCACGGGGATGTCCAGGGCACTCAGCGCTTGCTCCATCAGCGTGCGCTGAGTCAGCAGGTTGAGCTCTGTGGCTTGGGCGCCGATGGTCGACAGGCACAGCACCTTGTGTGGCGCGGCGGCCTTGAGGGCCTGGCTGACGGCAGCGATCACCGCACGCGCTTCAGGAAACCCGGGCTGCGGGTCAAAATCCGACGGCGGCAGAATGAACACGCCCGTGGCACCTTTGAACGCCTCAGTCAGTGCCTGTGCATCTTCCATCCGAGCCAAGGCGATCTCGCAACCCAGGTCGGCCCAATAAGCCGCTTTGCCGGGATCGCGAATCACCGCGCGCACCGGTTGCTGCGCTGCGATGAGCGCACGCGCCAACGCGCCGCCGACCTTGCCTGTAATACCTGTAATGACGTACATGCGCTTTACACCTGTGGGTTCCAATGAGTGGAGCCCAGCATAAAGACCGGCCAGCGATGACAGAATAGCGATTCCGTCACTGCTTTAATGACCCTCAGTCATTAATCAGCCAGCGGCGGCAAACGCCGTTTTACCGGGGTTTTCTTGACGATGGCGGTGTTGGTTTCGGCATAGGCGTTGAGCCGGTCGAGCAGGCTGTCGAGGTGATCCATGGTGCGAACGTGCAGGCGCGCAATAAAGCAGTCATCGCCGGTGACTTTGTCGCACTCGGTGAACTCCGGGATCGCCTGGATCTGGCGCTCCACCTCCTGCAATTTGCCGGGCAACGGACGGATGCGCACGATGGCTTGCAACAAATAGCCGAAGTGTTTGGGGTCGATGTCGACGGTGTAGTGGGTCAGCACGCCGCGCTCCTCGAGGCGACGCAGGCGTTCGCCAACACTGGGCGATGACAGCCCGGTGATACCCGCCAACGCCTTGAGGGACAGGCGCGAGTCGTCCATCAAGGCGGCGATCAGTTGCTGGTCGATGGTGTCAATCATGCGGTTTGCCTAATAAGAAAAGGTGATTGCGGCGTTTTGCCTTGTTTAGTCGCTGGAGCGGCTGATACTCAGATTGCCATAATTGAGCCTCACTTGAGGAGCCTCCATCGTGGACACATCTATCCGTCGCGGGTCGTGGGAAATGGTTGCCGCCATGCTGATTTCGGGCACCATCGGCTGGTTTGTGCTGGTGTCGGGCGTATCGGTGATCGAAGTGGTGTTCTGGCGCTGCGTGATAGGCGCGCTGACGCTGTTGCTGGTCTGTGCGTTGCTGGGTTACCTGCGACTGGACCTGCTCACCTGGGCCAAGCTTGGCCTGGCGATGCTCAGCGGCGTGGCCATTGTCGGCAACTGGTTGCTGTTGTTCGAATCCTATTCGCGCGCGTCCATCGCCATCAGTACCGCGGTGTATAACGTGCAGCCGTTCATGCTGGTGATGCTGGCGGCGGTATTTCTCGGCGAAAAAATCACCGTGCAGAAACTCGCGTGGTTGAGCGTGGCGTTCCTGGGCATGTTGGCGATTGTCACCGCCCATGGCGAGCAGCAAAGCGGTGGCGGGGATTATCTGGCGGGTATCGCTTTGGCCTTGGGCGCAGCGTTCTTATATGCGATTGCGGCGCTGATCATCAAGCGCTTGAAGGAAGTGCCTGCGCACTTGATGGCGTTGATTCAAGTAATCACTGGCGCATTGCTGTTGGCGCCGTTAGTGCCTTGGAACAGCTTGCCCGCAACCCCAAATGCCTGGGCTGCGCTGGTGACGCTGGGCGTTGTGCACACGGGCCTGATGTATGTGTTGCTGTACGGGGCGATCCAGAAACTGCCGACCGCGATGACCGGCGCGCTGTCGTTTATCTACCCAATTGCGGCGATTGTTGTCGACTGGATTGCCTTTGGGCATCGCCTGGGTTGGCTGCAATGGCTGGGGGTTGTTGCGATTCTGTTAGCGGCCGCGGGGTTGCAGCGGGGCTGGTGGTGGCCCCGCTCCCCAAGAGCTAGTGCGTGCCCTGAAAGATGATATTTTCCGGGTCGAAATGGCCCACGCCGCTGCCCGGCAGCGGCAACCCAAGGATATGCCCCTTGATCTTGCCCACCACGTGCATCTCGCATGGCTTGCAGTCGAACTTCAAGGTCAGCACTTCGTCGCCGTGGATCAACTGCATCGGCGCGACTTTGGTCTTCACGCCCGTCACACCCTTGGCCTGTTTAGGGCACAGGTTGAACGAGAACCGCAGGCAGTGCTTGGTGATCATCACCGGCACTTCGCCGGTTTCTTCGTGGGCTTCGAAGGCCGCATCAATCAGCTTCACGCCGTGACGGTGGTAGAAATCACGGGCTTTCTGGTTGTAGACGTTGGCCAGGAACGACAAATGCGCTTCCGGGTACACCGGCGGCGGCGAGGTCTCGGCTTTGCGCCTACCTCGTGGGTGAGCCGCGACGCGTGCGGCCGTCAGCGCTTCGATCACTTCGCGGCGCAATGCCTTGAGCTGCGAGTTGGGGATGAAGAACGCCTGGGGCGCATCCAGTTCGATGTGCGTGGCGTGGTACTCGGTGGTGCCGAGTTGGCCAAGCAAATCGCGCAGTGTATCCAGCGCCTGTTCCGGCTTGTTGGCCACGCCAAACGGGCCGGGCAGGGTAACGCTGGCGCGGATGCCTTCTTCGCTGGTAGCAGTGACTTCCAACTGGTCTTCACGCAGGCGTGCTACCCACGACAGACCGATACGGCGCTCGGCCGAGGTCTTGAGCAGCGCCTGTTGCCAGTTGTGGTCCAGGTTGCGGTTCAGCGGGTGATTCGGGCGCAGTTGATGCAGCCCGGCCGGCATTTCATTCGGCTCGACGCGGTAACGGTAACGCTTCTTGCCGTCTTCCTCGAACTCGCCTTTGGCTTCTGCGATGTTGGCGCGGAAACCCACCACTTCACGCTTGACCAGCACATTGAGGCCGTCGCCGTTGGACAGCGGCTCATGGGTGACCACTTGCAGGTCACGCTTGCCGGCTTTTTCCACCACACCCACCGGCAGGCCGGTAAAGGTCGGGGTGTCGAAAGCGCCGATGTCGATCTTGCGATCACTGACGAAGTAGTCAGTGCTGCCACGGTGGAAAGTTTTTTCCGGGTCGGGCAGGAAGAAATGCGCAGTACGGCCGCTGGACGCGCGGGCCAGGTCCGGGCGGTCTTCGAGGATTTCGTCGAGACGCTGGCGGTAATAGGCGGTGATGTTCTTCACATAGCCCATGTCCTTGTAGCGACCTTCGATCTTGAACGAACGCACACCGGCTTCGACCAGCGCGCGAATGTTGGCGCTTTGGTTGTTGTCTTTCATCGACAGCAGGTGCTTTTCAAAGGCCACGACGCGGCCCTGGTCATCTTTCAAGGTGTACGGCAGGCGGCAGGCCTGGGAGCAGTCGCCACGGTTGGCACTGCGGCCATTCTGCGCGTGGGAGATATTGCACTGCCCGGAGAACGCCACGCACAAGGCGCCGTGGATAAAGAACTCGATGGCGGCATCGGTTTCATCGGCGATCGCGCGAATTTCTTGCAGGTTCAGCTCACGGGCCAATACCAACTGCGAGAAACCGGCCTGGTCGAGAAACTTGGCGCGGCCCAGGGTGCGGATGTCGGTCTGGGTACTGGCGTGCAGCTCAATCGGCGGAATATCCAGCTCCATCACGCCCAGGTCTTGCACGATCAGCGCATCGACACCGGCGTCGTACAGCTGATGGATCAGCTTGCGCGCAGGTTCCAGCTCGTTGTCATGCAGGATGGTGTTGATGGTGGTGAACACGCGGGCGTGGTAACGGCGGGCGAATTCGACCAGTTGAGCGATATCGCTCACCTCGTTACACGCATTGTGGCGGGCGCCGAAGCTTGGGCCGCCGATGTAGATGGCGTCGGCGCCATGCAAGATAGCCTCGCGCGCGATGGCGACATCGCGGGCAGGGCTGAGCAATTCCAGGTGATGCTTGGGCAAGGACATAGTTTTTTTAGTCAGGCTTGTCACGGTTGAGGCGTGCATTGTAGCCGTGAAATGCCTGACCGGCATCTACCACAGGGCTGTCAGGCCTTGGCGGCCATCGCGGTGACTTCCACACGCATGCCTTCAACGGCCAGGGCCGCTACGCCGACGGCAGCGCGAACAGGCCAGGGCTTGGCAAAAAATCGCTTGTAGACTTCGTTGAATGCAGCCCGATCAGCCATGTCGGTGAGGTAGATGGTCAGGTGCATGACCCGGTCCATGGAACTGCCGGCTTTCTCCAGCGCCACCTTCAACGCTTGCAATGTGCATTCGCTTTGCAGGGTGATATCACCCAGTTCCAGGCTACCGTCGGCGTGGGTCGGGATCTGCGTGGAGACCAGAATGCCGTTGAAGCCGATGACGTCGGAGGAAATGGAATCGGCATCCGGGTCGGGGGTGTAGGTCAGGTCGTGGTTGGCCATGGTGTTTTCCTGGCAGGTAAAAAGGGGCGTCAATTTAAACACAGGGTCACCGCGATTCGGCGCAAAACTCACCGGACAATTGACGTCAATTAATAATTATTTTTCGACTATCAAGTCGCGTATTTCCGTGTCGATAGTGCAATGGAGTAACCCGGATTCTGCGCACAAACGAGGGTATGTCATGTTCAATAAAACACTCAAAACAGAACTGACGGCCAGGACGGCCGAAGTCGTCGAGTATAAAGGACTGATTACTGCACTCGAGCGCTCTATGGCGGTGGTCGAATTCGACACAAATGGCAAAGTGCTACGCGCCAACGAAAACTTTATGAACGCCCTGGGTTACAGCGCCGATCAATTGGTCGGCAAGGCCCATCGTGATTTCTGTTTACCTGCGCTGACCAGCAGCCCGGCCTATGCGGCGTTATGGAATGACCTCAAGGCGGGGAAGTTCGTATCAGGCACCTTCAAGCGCGTAACCCGTGACGGCCGCGTTGTTTGGCTGGAGGCCAGTTATAACCCGGTGCTGGATGACCGTGGCCAGGTCATAAAAGTGGTCAAGTACGCGCTGGACGTTACCCGCAAAGTCGAACAGGAAGCGGCCATCCACAGCAAACTGGTCGCGCTGGACCGGGCGATGGCGGTGATCGAGTTTGACTTGAAAGGGCAAATCCTGGATGCCAATGAAAACTTCCTCAACGTGATGGGGTATTCACTCGCGGAACTCAAAGGCAAACACCACCGCATGTTTTGCGAGCCCGACTTGATCAATGGCCATGAGTACGCCGACT is a window of Pseudomonas antarctica DNA encoding:
- a CDS encoding ABC transporter permease subunit, which gives rise to MTIAAVGKAERVRELMRTVGMLPVLVLLLVGFALASENFLTVQNLSIITQQASVNVVLAAGMTFVILTAGIDLSVGAILAASAVVALQASMSPQFGMFGIAAGIGFGLLLGLVNGGLIAFMRLPPFIVTLGALTAMRGLARLLADDKTVFNPDLPFAFIGNDSILGVPWLVVIAVAVVLLSWFILRRTVMGVQIYSVGGNPEAARLSGIKVWKVLLFVYAMSGALAGLGAVMSASRLFAANGLQLGQSYELDAIAAVILGGTSFTGGVGTIGGTLIGALIIAVLTNGLVLLGVSDIWQYIIKGIVIIGAVALDRYRQSGART
- a CDS encoding ABC transporter substrate-binding protein; translated protein: MNLKRLFPVLALAALMSNVVEARELKALGISMGSLGNPYFVTLADGATARAKELNPNVKVTSVSADYDLSKQFSQIDNFISSKVDLILLNAVDPSAMASAIKKARDAGIVVVAVDVDAKGVNATVQTDNVEAGKLACQFLVDKLAGKGNVIIQNGPQVTAVTDRVKGCKAALAGAPDIKVLSDDQDGKGSREGGLNVMQGYLTRFPKIDGLFAINDPQAIGSDLAAKQLKRSGIVITSVDGAPDIENALKTDTQIQASAIQDPWAMAQTAVNVGNDLLNDKAPAEAVTLLTPKLITRDNIGTYSGWSSKH
- a CDS encoding LacI family DNA-binding transcriptional regulator, coding for MITMDDVASRAGVSTSTVSHVLNGTRKVSPATVQAVQRAIQELGYIPNTLARSLARSSTSTIGVAISALSNHYFSEMVHAIEAECTKHGYMMLFADPHDDPEQELQVVTALHHRRVDGILLAPSTGSTALEYLQANDMPTVLVDRMMSEQFDQIGVENTQSTLALVAHLIEHGHRRIGFIAGRAGLGTTDERVAGYRAALAAAGLVFDPQLLVNGGSSSAPARAATAQLLGLAASPTAIMAGNNLMTLGAMHALRDAHIEVPGQMALVGFDDFDWADFFVPRLTLIAQPVNELGARAVQMLLQRMASPAAPTQSVRLAPRLQYRNSCGCI
- the xylB gene encoding xylulokinase; translated protein: MSSPVSLGIDLGTSELKAILMDADGVVLAHTGVRLSVSRRQSGWSEQAPQDWWQACLQALEQLRVHEAYARVACIGLSGQMHGAVLLGEDDRVLYPAILWDDSRAMAEAEQLGAGFAEVTGSLPMAGLTAPKLLWLQRHEPEVFKAIDCVLSPKDYLRLRLTGERISEMSDAAGTLWLDVAQREWFAPMVRATGLTPAQMPRLVEGGAASACLTASGLGLSPEVVIAGGGGDNPVAAVGIGAINAGDGFITLGTSAAIVAITDHAAGNPASAVHSFCHALPNRWYTMGAMLAGASCLRWVTRLTGMPDEQTLLDRVQAQLPITQPVPLDTPLFLPYLAGERTPHNDPLLRGGFMSLGHDCTPAMLGYAVMEGVGFGLLDALRAVQAAGASVGACALVGGGARSEYWAQLLANILQREIVTLQGSELSACIGAAKLGFLAIGQGAALLQAGMPVKSRYLPDATQQPRLEARYRKFQGLHAAAKALHG
- a CDS encoding NmrA family NAD(P)-binding protein, with amino-acid sequence MYVITGITGKVGGALARALIAAQQPVRAVIRDPGKAAYWADLGCEIALARMEDAQALTEAFKGATGVFILPPSDFDPQPGFPEARAVIAAVSQALKAAAPHKVLCLSTIGAQATELNLLTQRTLMEQALSALDIPVTFLRPAWFMENAAYDVTTARDNGLIHSFLQPLDKRVPMVATADIGALAAQLLQQDWTGRRVVELEGQWVSPNDIAQALGQLLGRDVKAEVVERETWETLLRAQGAHNPTPRMRMVDGFNEGWICFEHDPVLKGTTSLDSVLRSLAIQTT
- a CDS encoding Lrp/AsnC family transcriptional regulator is translated as MIDTIDQQLIAALMDDSRLSLKALAGITGLSSPSVGERLRRLEERGVLTHYTVDIDPKHFGYLLQAIVRIRPLPGKLQEVERQIQAIPEFTECDKVTGDDCFIARLHVRTMDHLDSLLDRLNAYAETNTAIVKKTPVKRRLPPLAD
- a CDS encoding DMT family transporter, whose amino-acid sequence is MDTSIRRGSWEMVAAMLISGTIGWFVLVSGVSVIEVVFWRCVIGALTLLLVCALLGYLRLDLLTWAKLGLAMLSGVAIVGNWLLLFESYSRASIAISTAVYNVQPFMLVMLAAVFLGEKITVQKLAWLSVAFLGMLAIVTAHGEQQSGGGDYLAGIALALGAAFLYAIAALIIKRLKEVPAHLMALIQVITGALLLAPLVPWNSLPATPNAWAALVTLGVVHTGLMYVLLYGAIQKLPTAMTGALSFIYPIAAIVVDWIAFGHRLGWLQWLGVVAILLAAAGLQRGWWWPRSPRASACPER
- a CDS encoding peptidase U32 family protein — its product is MSLPKHHLELLSPARDVAIAREAILHGADAIYIGGPSFGARHNACNEVSDIAQLVEFARRYHARVFTTINTILHDNELEPARKLIHQLYDAGVDALIVQDLGVMELDIPPIELHASTQTDIRTLGRAKFLDQAGFSQLVLARELNLQEIRAIADETDAAIEFFIHGALCVAFSGQCNISHAQNGRSANRGDCSQACRLPYTLKDDQGRVVAFEKHLLSMKDNNQSANIRALVEAGVRSFKIEGRYKDMGYVKNITAYYRQRLDEILEDRPDLARASSGRTAHFFLPDPEKTFHRGSTDYFVSDRKIDIGAFDTPTFTGLPVGVVEKAGKRDLQVVTHEPLSNGDGLNVLVKREVVGFRANIAEAKGEFEEDGKKRYRYRVEPNEMPAGLHQLRPNHPLNRNLDHNWQQALLKTSAERRIGLSWVARLREDQLEVTATSEEGIRASVTLPGPFGVANKPEQALDTLRDLLGQLGTTEYHATHIELDAPQAFFIPNSQLKALRREVIEALTAARVAAHPRGRRKAETSPPPVYPEAHLSFLANVYNQKARDFYHRHGVKLIDAAFEAHEETGEVPVMITKHCLRFSFNLCPKQAKGVTGVKTKVAPMQLIHGDEVLTLKFDCKPCEMHVVGKIKGHILGLPLPGSGVGHFDPENIIFQGTH
- a CDS encoding RidA family protein; this translates as MANHDLTYTPDPDADSISSDVIGFNGILVSTQIPTHADGSLELGDITLQSECTLQALKVALEKAGSSMDRVMHLTIYLTDMADRAAFNEVYKRFFAKPWPVRAAVGVAALAVEGMRVEVTAMAAKA